Part of the Methanobacterium paludis genome is shown below.
CCATTTGGTGAAACAAGACGTACACCACTAAGTTCCCTTGTCACCCAGCGGCTTGATGGTTCGATTCCCAATTTCTTTAACCCTTCCTTGGAAACACCTTCTGCACATCTTTTTGGTGATCCTATCTCTGATTTTTTGTCTATCATGACCACGTCTGCACCATTTTTGGCTGCGTGTTTAGCGGCAGATGAACCGGCGGGACCGGCTCCTATTACCAGAACATCAGTTTCAATCAGTTTCATGAAAAATTCATCTCCATTACTCTTCTTTGACTAAAGCCTGCACTGGACATACTTGTATGCATATCTGGCAGTCTTTACATCCTTCTTTGTTGAATATTAAATTTGTCTCTTGGACTTCGATTAATGTGCGGGGGCATACACCTGCACATTCCCCACAATACATGCACCATTCCTTAACTATCATATTATCAACCTTCATTTAATTTCAGCATATATTTTCAGATTACCTTGTTTAAGCTTTCTTAGTATTTATAAGTTCGTTGTAGATAAAGACTTTGTAAGAAAAGAGTTCAGGATCAAAGCTTTATCTTCATTAAAATTTAATATTTGTAGTGATAACCTTTTGTTTATTAATTTTAAATTAAAAAGACGGATTAATTGAGTGATTTAAATTAAATAAACTCTTTAATTAATTAACTCAAGAAGATCTTTAATCCTCACTCTTTTTATATCAAAGTTTGTATTATATTAAATTATTTAGAAAACCCAGAATCCAAATTATTTCTAAGGAGTAGATATTTAATTTATACACATGGTTCTTTTTATATATTTTTCAATGTTTTTATTTGAACAAGTTCCACTGTTGGATGTCCAGCCAGTTGGATGTCCAGCTATAAAATAGTTTTGAGGGTCGGTCTTAAAAAGTTTGGATCGGTCTTAAAAATATATAAATTGATTTAAACTATGAACGTTTAAGCATTAAAGACATTATGCTTGGTTTTGAGTCTTGTTCTTTGGATTTAGAAGCACCAAACATCCCCATGGCAGGGGATGATAAAAACTCTTTATTTGCACGGTCTGTAATCTCTTTGAATATCATTTTATAAGCCGTACAATGTGGATCTACACCGTTAATTTCTCCTTTATTGGGAGTTATCGCGTTGTAAGGACATCCTCCTCTGCAGAATTTTATGTAGTGGCACCCGGAGCATTCCTGGTCAACGTAGTTTTTATACTCTTCAAGTAACTTTGCTGGAGCCGACTTTGCAAGGTCTTCAACTGTTGGATGGTCTCGAACGTTGCCCATAACATACTCTGGCATTCCAACAAAACGGTAACATGGATAAATACTGCCGTCAGGCCCTACAGCAAATGTATCACCCATACAATCAACATAAGTGCAGACTGTGCCTCTGCGGAGGAAAACACATTTACAAAGGTTGTCAATGTTCATAACCGTTATATCATCTATGTTCTCCAGATATTTGTCCAGAAGATAAATTAACAATTTCCCATAATCTTCAGGAGCAAGTGCCATCTTTTCGGGATTGGAATCACGTAATGAGGGTAAAGCGGGGTGTAATTTAAGGGTTAAACCATCATTGAGGAAAAAATTGAAAATATCTTCCTTAAAATTTACAGAGTGAGATGTGATGGTGGATATGAAGCTCACCTTCAGATCATGGGCTTTTGCAATTTTGTAACCTTTCATGGTTTTCTCAAAATACCCTTCTCCCCTTTGAAGGTCGTTTAAATCCTTGGGACCATCTATACTTGAACCTATGGGAATACCGTACTCATGGAAAAGTTCAGCCATCTCATCTGTGAGGTTCCATAAATTGGTTTGAAGAGCAAGAGCCGGTTTAAGATGGCTCAAACTTTCTGTTAATAAAGGCAAAGCCCTTTTGTAGAAATCATAACCCGCTAAAAGTGGTTCTCCACCATGGAACGTAAAGGTAACAGGTTCATCTCGGAAGTTTTCAAGCCATTTAACAACTTCTTCAACAGTTTCAATACTCATTAATTCAGAACCTTCCTCAGAACTCCAGCAGTAACTGCAGTTAGAAGGACAGCCCAATGTAGGAATTAGCATTACATGAAAAGCCATGAAAACACCTTCTTTTAGATTATTAAAAGTTTAAATGTGATATTTAATGGAATTATAGGTTAATTTTTTATTTATTTTTTATTTATATTTTGTGTATCCATCTTTTTTTGATTATCTTATCACTTTTTCTTAAAAAATTTGAAATATTGTTGTTTAATGGGTATTCATTACACAATTTTATCATAATTTGTACACAAAATTTTATCATAAATTGTTTCCACATATATTTTTATCCAGAAATTATTTCTAAGGTCTTATCAAGATATTTATACGTTCATAGTATAATCATATAAAAATAAATTCATTAACGGATTTCAAGATAATTTAGGAGGAAAAAATATGAAAAAATCTGTAGGAGCTAAAACTATAGTTTATCCAACACCTGCTTTTGTTGTGGGTACATATGATAAAGCAGGAAAACCTGATGTTATGACAGCTGCATGGGGAGGTATTTCAAGCTCAAATCCGCCATGTGTTTCGATTTCACTGCAAAAAGTAAGGTACACTTACGAAAATATTGTGGAAAGGGAAGCTTTTACCATAAGCATTCCTTCAGAGGAATACGTCAAGGAAACAGATTACTTTGGAATCGTATCCGGAAAAAAGGAGGATAAACTTTCTACCAGCGGACTCACAGCTGTTAAAAGCGAAATTGTAGATGCACCTTACGTTGAAGAATTCCCACTTGTACTTGAGTGCAAACTGGTCCATAAGATCGATTTAGGAATGCACACCCAGTTTACAGGAGAAATAATTGATGTTAAGGTTGATGAAAGTTATGTTGATGCAAAGGGACTTCCAGATATAACCAAAATAAAACCGTTCTTCTACGACCCTGCAGGCAGGTCTTACTATGGAGTTGGTAAAAACCTTGGACAGGCATTCAACATTGGAAAAGAGATTAAATAATATCTGAAAATTAATCTAAAATAGGGTAGAAAGATAAATAAAGATATTTTAATCCTTTTTTTAACTTTTTCAAGTGATTTTTCATTAAAATGCAAAATAAAAATTGAATAATTACGGAGCATATAAACCTTTCATAAATACAAAAACATTCTATTCATTGATTTAATGTACCATAAACTTGTTTTTGGAAGATAAAAATGGAAAATTCAGACTATATCCCTGATAAATTTGTGTTTAAATATGGTCCTGCTCTTCGTTCATACGAAGGATTTTCAATAACTCTTGAAAAAGGTAATTTGATCTATAGAGATGGGCATATACTCAGTCTAGATGAAAGGTCTTTAAATCCAACCCAAAGTCAATGGATTAAGTTTTGGAGCACTGTAGATGAAATAGGGCTCTGGAATTGGAATGAAAAATATGATTTATGCTGTTTGGATGGAGTTAAATGGAACATTCAAATATCAATCCAGGGCCATGAGATCGAGTCTGAGGGGTCAAATGACTTTCCTGATTCATTCAATGAATTTATTAAAGCCATTGAAGACTTGATTGATGAAGATATAAAACTAAATTAGACTAACTAAATAAAAACTAATATTTCAAAACTAAAATATTTCAAAAACTAATATTTAAGATTTTTTTAAGATTTTAAGATTATTGAAAAGCTATTTATTTTTATTTTAAATCAATAAATTTTTAAAAGTTCTTTTATTGTATCTAATGAATTTGAACAGGAATTGAAAATTTAAAAAAGAAAAATGGAAATCTATTTTTATTAAAATAGATTAAGCAGATATTAATTAAGCTAGCGTTAATTTGGTTGGATGACCAGCTAATTTTTCATTACCGTCTGCTGCACAGTAATCAGCATCACAAGCACTGCAGGTCCATTCACCTTCTGCAGTTCCTTTTGGGTTCCAAACAAGTGTACCATATTTATGACATTCAGGACAATAATTCAAGAATGTAACAGTGTGGTCTAAGTAGTTTCCTAATGCACCGCAGGAACATTTTGCAGTAGCTGTAACAGTTTTTGCAGTAGCTGCAATTGTACTTACAGATTTACTAGAAGTACTTGTAGCCGCAATAGTTTTGGTGCTTGCTGTTGTTTTTGTGTTTGCACTGGTTGTAGCTGTTGCTGTTGTGTTTTTTGTGGTTTTTGCTGTTTGTGTTGATGCTACTGTTGTTGTCTGGTTTGCTGCACTTTTTGTTGTTGTTTTTGTGTTGTTGTTGTTTGTGATGGGGTTTGTTCCGGTTAGTGTTTTCATTGCGTTTTCTGTTTGTGTTGATACCCATCCGTCGATTGTTATGTTAGCATCTGTTTGGAAGAGTTTTACTGCTTGTTGTGTGTATTGGCCGAAGGATCCGTCGATTGCTCCGGTGTAGTATCCTTGGTTTTTGAGCCATTTTTGTAGTTCGATTACTTGGTTTCCAGTTGCACCTATTTTTAGGCCGTTGTCGGTAACCGCGTTTGTTCCGACATTGCTTTGGTTTAAACATGTGTTTACATTATTATTTTGAATATTTTGAGTGTCAGCCGCCCCCGCAAATGGTAAGGCACTGAACAGTACACACAACACTAATGCGGTTGTGTATGTAATTTTTCGATTAATTGTACCGCCTCCACGTCCGAACATTTTTATAAGTTATGTAAGGACTTTCTTTTGGCACTCCCTTTGATAACTTCAACCTCACATATAAAGGCTTTGATCAAATCCT
Proteins encoded:
- a CDS encoding 4Fe-4S binding protein — encoded protein: MIVKEWCMYCGECAGVCPRTLIEVQETNLIFNKEGCKDCQICIQVCPVQALVKEE
- a CDS encoding TIGR04083 family peptide-modifying radical SAM enzyme — translated: MAFHVMLIPTLGCPSNCSYCWSSEEGSELMSIETVEEVVKWLENFRDEPVTFTFHGGEPLLAGYDFYKRALPLLTESLSHLKPALALQTNLWNLTDEMAELFHEYGIPIGSSIDGPKDLNDLQRGEGYFEKTMKGYKIAKAHDLKVSFISTITSHSVNFKEDIFNFFLNDGLTLKLHPALPSLRDSNPEKMALAPEDYGKLLIYLLDKYLENIDDITVMNIDNLCKCVFLRRGTVCTYVDCMGDTFAVGPDGSIYPCYRFVGMPEYVMGNVRDHPTVEDLAKSAPAKLLEEYKNYVDQECSGCHYIKFCRGGCPYNAITPNKGEINGVDPHCTAYKMIFKEITDRANKEFLSSPAMGMFGASKSKEQDSKPSIMSLMLKRS
- a CDS encoding peptidoglycan-binding domain-containing protein — translated: MFGRGGGTINRKITYTTALVLCVLFSALPFAGAADTQNIQNNNVNTCLNQSNVGTNAVTDNGLKIGATGNQVIELQKWLKNQGYYTGAIDGSFGQYTQQAVKLFQTDANITIDGWVSTQTENAMKTLTGTNPITNNNNTKTTTKSAANQTTTVASTQTAKTTKNTTATATTSANTKTTASTKTIAATSTSSKSVSTIAATAKTVTATAKCSCGALGNYLDHTVTFLNYCPECHKYGTLVWNPKGTAEGEWTCSACDADYCAADGNEKLAGHPTKLTLA
- a CDS encoding flavin reductase family protein, coding for MKKSVGAKTIVYPTPAFVVGTYDKAGKPDVMTAAWGGISSSNPPCVSISLQKVRYTYENIVEREAFTISIPSEEYVKETDYFGIVSGKKEDKLSTSGLTAVKSEIVDAPYVEEFPLVLECKLVHKIDLGMHTQFTGEIIDVKVDESYVDAKGLPDITKIKPFFYDPAGRSYYGVGKNLGQAFNIGKEIK